Genomic segment of Paenibacillus sp. FSL R5-0912:
GGCTGGCTGGAGGACAGAAGGACGATGCCAGGCGGGGATTTCCGGCTGCTGGAACGCAGTGTGGACCACCTGATTCACAAGGTCAACCTCCTGATGGAGGAATCCTATCAGGCGAAGATGCAGGAGCGGGAGGCGCAGCTGAGAACCCTGCAGGCCCAGATTAATCCGCATTTTCTCTATAATGCACTGGATATGATCAACTGGTCGGCAATTTCGCATGATGCGGAGGATACCAGCCAGATGATTGAGGCGCTGGCCCGCTATTTCCGGCTCAGCCTGAATCAGGGCCGCGACAATGTCAGCCTTGCCGATGAATTGAATCTGGCCAAGGTGTTCATGGAGATTCAGCAGAACCGCTTTCCGTCCACCTTCACCTTCAGCGTCCAAGTAGAGCCGGGACTTGAACAGTATATGATTCCCAAGCTTACCCTCCAGCCGCTGGTGGAGAATGCGCTGCTGCATGGTATCCGCAAAACCTACAATAAGCAGGGGAATATCGCCATAACAGCCCGCCGGGAGCAGGAAGATATTGTTCTGGCAGTGTCCGATGACGGGATCGGCATGAGTCCGGAGCAGGCCAGACGGCTGCTGCTGGAGCCTTCCTCCGAGCTGCGCAGTGACGGGATGCCGGGCTCCTTCGGCCTCTATAATGTCAACGAGCGGATAAGATATTTTGCCGGCAACCGGTATGGCTTGTCCATTGAAACGGAACCCGGTCAAGGAACAGTGATCAACATCAGAATTAAAGCGGTTCCATTCGAATAAGCAGATTGCCCGATATACAGTCGCGTAAGACCAGAAATAATCAGATTACCACCTACAACCGCCCCCCGGTTTCCCAGTATAATCAACTCACAAACAGATGGGGGTGAATGAAATTGGGTGGGAGTGTCACGGATTTGAACCGGAAGAGCAAACTTCAGGCAACCAGAATCAGGTCCGCCAGCAAGTGGAGGCTCGCCTGGAGAAACAGGGATTATTATGTGCTGCTGATACCCGGTCTGCTGTTTCTGCTGCTCTTCAAATATACACCGCTGTACGGGGTGCTGATCGCCTTTCAGGATTTCAACATTTTCGAGGGCATCAGAGGCAGTGAATGGGTAGGGCTGGAGCAATTCCATAAGCTTATCCAATCGGACGAATTCGGAAGGGTATTCATGAATACGCTGCTTATCAGTGTCTACAAAATTGTCCTGCTGTTCCCGGTGCCAATCTTCATTGCGCTGGTGCTGAACGAGGTCAGGCTGATGTTCTTCAAACGGACGATCCAGACGATTATTTATCTCCCGCATTTTCTGTCCTGGGTGATTATTTCCGGGTTGTTCGTCACCATACTCTCCACCTCGGGCGGACTGGTCAATACTATCATTCAATGGTTCGGCGGAGAACCGGTGAGCTTTTTTGTCAGCAATGATTATTTCCGCAGTGTGGTTGTCTTTACGGCCGGCTGGAAGGAATCAGGGTGGAACGCGATCGTCTTCATTGCCGCTATTGCCGGAATCGATCAGGAGCAATACGAGGCGGCTGCCATTGACGGGGCGGGGCGAATCCGCAGAATGCTGCATATCTCACTGCCGGGTATTCTGCCGACTGTGGTGCTGATGTTCATTCTCCGGCTGGGCTCGGTGCTTGATGCGGGAACGGAGCAGATTCTGACCATGTACAATCCGGTAGTCTATGAGACAGCAGATGTGATCGGCACCTTCGTCTATCGCATCGGGCTGGGTAAAATGGATTACAGCTTCAGCACCGCGGTTGGCCTGTTCAACTCGGTGGTAGGCTTCATCCTCATCGTTTCGGGAAATTATATCAGCCGGAAGCTGCTGAACCGCGGAATCTGGTAGGCGGGAAAGGAGACAGTATAATCCATGACCAAACGAACCAAAGGCGACAGGCTGCTCGATATTTTTGTCTACCTGTTCCTGATTACGCTCGGAGTGATGATGCTGCTGCCGCTGGTTAACGTATTATCGAAATCGGTCAGTGAAGAATGGGCGATTACTTCGGGGAAAGTAGGCATTCTGCCGGTAGGCTTCCAGCTCGACACCTTGCGGGAGGTTATCTCTTCCTCAATGTTCATCCGGGCGTTCAGCGTATCCGTAGGCGTCACGGTAGTGGGGACCCTGATCTCCATCTTAATGACAGCACTGACGGCCTATCCGTTATCCAAACGGAATCTGCCGGGCATCTCCTTCTTCATGGTGCTGTTCATCTTCACGATGCTGTTCAGCGGCGGGCTTATTCCCAATTATCTGCTAATGCGCCAGCTGCATCTGATCAATAATCTGTGGGTGCTTATCCTGCCCGGAATGATCAGTGTGTTCAACATGCTGGTAATCAAAAGCTACTACGAGAGTCTTCCCGAAGCCCTGGAGGAGTCCGCGCGGATCGACGGGGCCAAGACGTACACGATTCTATTCCGGATTATTCTGCCGCTCAGTATGCCGGTGATTGCCACGATCGCGCTTTTCTATGCCGTCGGGTACTGGAATGATTACTTCGGGCCAATGATCTACATCAACGATACCGCGCTTAAGACCCTGCAGCTCTATTTGCAGGATGTGGTGATGGATGCCAGTGCCGCCAATGCCGTCAATAAAAGTGTGGATGACCTGATGAACATGTCACCGGAAGGCATACGTGCGGCAACGGTGGTCGCTTCGACGGTCCCGATTCTGTTCGTATACCCGTTCCTGCAGAAGTATTTCATCAAAGGCGTGCTGATTGGCTCGGTTAAAGGCTGAGGCAAGTTTGGTACGAAGTAAGACTGGAAGCTTAAGCTCACAAAACTTATAGGGGGTTATGTTAATGAAACAGACGAAGTGGCTGTCACTCCTGCTGAGTACCGGGCTGCTGCTCGCTGCAACTGCCTGTGGTTCTTCTAACAACACGAATAGTAACGGGGGGAACGCTTCAACAGCAGCACCAGCTTCTGCAGAAGCAACTTCCGCACCGGCAACGTCAGAGAATGCTGCCAAGCCGGAGTTGAAATCGCTTAATCTGTGGTCGAAGGATGATTACAATACGTATCCGCTGGCCAAGGTGATCGAAGAGCGGACCGGCTATAAGGTGAAGTATGAGATGCTTCCCGCCGACAAGGCGATGGATAAGCTCAATCTGCTGATCTCCTCTGCCGAGCCGTATGATGTCATTACCATTTCCGGTGAAAAAGCCGTGTATACCGATTATGCCAAAATGGGCGCACTGGTGGATCTGACCCCGCTCATCGAGGAGTTCGGCGATAATATCAAAGCTTCCATCTCCCAGGCGTCCTTCGATGCAATGAAAATTGACGGCAAAATCTATGGTATTCCCAACAGCTCCTCACAATTTGCCGGTGCCGATCTGATGATCCGCCAGGACTGGCTCGATAAGCTGGGGCTGAAGACGCCGACTACGCTGGATGAATTCACG
This window contains:
- a CDS encoding ABC transporter permease; this translates as MKLGGSVTDLNRKSKLQATRIRSASKWRLAWRNRDYYVLLIPGLLFLLLFKYTPLYGVLIAFQDFNIFEGIRGSEWVGLEQFHKLIQSDEFGRVFMNTLLISVYKIVLLFPVPIFIALVLNEVRLMFFKRTIQTIIYLPHFLSWVIISGLFVTILSTSGGLVNTIIQWFGGEPVSFFVSNDYFRSVVVFTAGWKESGWNAIVFIAAIAGIDQEQYEAAAIDGAGRIRRMLHISLPGILPTVVLMFILRLGSVLDAGTEQILTMYNPVVYETADVIGTFVYRIGLGKMDYSFSTAVGLFNSVVGFILIVSGNYISRKLLNRGIW
- a CDS encoding carbohydrate ABC transporter permease, with amino-acid sequence MTKRTKGDRLLDIFVYLFLITLGVMMLLPLVNVLSKSVSEEWAITSGKVGILPVGFQLDTLREVISSSMFIRAFSVSVGVTVVGTLISILMTALTAYPLSKRNLPGISFFMVLFIFTMLFSGGLIPNYLLMRQLHLINNLWVLILPGMISVFNMLVIKSYYESLPEALEESARIDGAKTYTILFRIILPLSMPVIATIALFYAVGYWNDYFGPMIYINDTALKTLQLYLQDVVMDASAANAVNKSVDDLMNMSPEGIRAATVVASTVPILFVYPFLQKYFIKGVLIGSVKG